One part of the Microlunatus elymi genome encodes these proteins:
- a CDS encoding DUF402 domain-containing protein, producing MELPLFAPGSTMIAEDRWHDELWAAVPQRVVDSTADQLVTYVPTGAVATRASNRDLPGTETLTRDQRKMLALRTGVARVAEVPEAPDKLFLYRSDRWSRINLGWRSTTGEFLGWYVNFEFPAERTLTGIRTMDLVLDLWVNPDRSWQWKDRSDYLRAVDDHLLDAAVRPHLDDEAALVLDELNTASGPFAEEWTRFRPGPDWAVPVLTDGHAWGGSLWDLPEGRRVMRT from the coding sequence ATGGAACTCCCGTTGTTCGCGCCCGGATCGACCATGATCGCCGAGGACCGCTGGCACGACGAGCTCTGGGCGGCCGTGCCGCAGCGCGTCGTCGACAGCACCGCCGATCAGCTGGTGACCTATGTGCCGACCGGAGCAGTGGCGACCCGGGCCAGCAACCGCGACCTGCCGGGGACCGAGACGCTGACCCGCGACCAGCGCAAGATGCTCGCCCTACGGACCGGCGTGGCGCGGGTGGCCGAGGTCCCCGAGGCGCCCGACAAGCTGTTCTTGTACCGGTCCGACCGTTGGTCCCGGATCAACCTCGGGTGGCGCAGTACGACCGGCGAATTCCTCGGCTGGTATGTCAACTTCGAGTTCCCTGCCGAGCGCACGCTCACCGGTATCCGCACGATGGACCTGGTCCTGGATCTGTGGGTCAACCCGGACCGTAGCTGGCAGTGGAAGGATCGCAGTGACTACCTGCGCGCGGTGGATGATCATCTCCTCGACGCGGCCGTCCGACCCCACCTCGACGACGAGGCCGCACTGGTACTGGATGAGCTGAACACCGCATCCGGCCCGTTCGCCGAAGAGTGGACGCGCTTCCGGCCAGGACCCGATTGGGCAGTTCCCGTGCTCACCGACGGCCATGCCTGGGGTGGCAGCCTGTGGGATCTGCCGGAAGGTCGCCGCGTCATGCGGACCTGA
- a CDS encoding NUDIX domain-containing protein, producing the protein MRERVAALIQRDGRLLMVRQRARGASGRHDGSLYRTPPGGEIEPGESAEQAVAREVMEEVGLTVTSTRYLTRIRHTGGTTTLFAVAVAVGEPVLGLDPDLVCDCPRLVGLEWVPAPDESAWLTDDAAARLKQPVLR; encoded by the coding sequence ATGCGTGAACGGGTCGCGGCGCTGATCCAGCGTGACGGCCGGCTCCTGATGGTTCGGCAGCGTGCGCGCGGCGCCTCGGGTCGCCACGACGGGTCGCTCTACCGGACGCCACCCGGCGGCGAGATCGAACCGGGGGAGTCGGCGGAGCAGGCGGTCGCCCGCGAGGTGATGGAGGAGGTCGGTCTGACGGTCACCTCAACCCGCTACCTGACTCGGATCCGGCACACCGGCGGCACCACCACGCTGTTCGCGGTAGCCGTCGCCGTCGGCGAACCGGTGCTCGGCCTGGATCCCGATCTCGTGTGTGATTGCCCGCGCCTGGTCGGGCTGGAATGGGTGCCGGCGCCGGACGAATCGGCATGGTTGACAGACGATGCCGCAGCGCGGCTCAAGCAGCCCGTCTTGCGCTGA
- a CDS encoding DUF6716 putative glycosyltransferase gives MSSDHERAVAVVTPRVVAIADSDSYLKWSAATLAALPADWQTEQWLIKNPIAPSEAQVGAATGRPVDRLGLGQIANRLRREPPDVVLLAATGPVVQAVSSLRRLRHGLRRPVLVTGLPGISYPASARAVELRSGCDLFILHSRREVSEFSELADELGIKIDFALATLPFLERTSEQAQPKGPELAEGPQPHPTHKIIFAAQAKVPAELQPRKEILRRFATLPADRRVLIKLRALPGEQQTHREQLPYPELWQELVQDEGYDADRVGFVAGSMADALADADGFVTVSSTAALEAIGAGVPILILSDFGVSAEMINEVFVGSGCLGSLDDLDSGELHRPSADWLRDNYFHDQDDVDWVAKIGELIQQRNGVGLADREVAGVGPLRLLRQRLRLVLPQPLLRAIGRAARASKRTRAGLRGTDSGSAVATPDDDVRATEDGRGVDPDA, from the coding sequence GTGAGTTCTGATCATGAACGTGCGGTTGCTGTGGTGACTCCGCGGGTGGTGGCGATCGCCGACTCGGACTCGTACCTGAAGTGGAGCGCGGCGACGCTGGCGGCACTGCCGGCCGACTGGCAGACCGAGCAGTGGTTGATCAAGAACCCGATCGCCCCGTCCGAGGCGCAGGTCGGCGCTGCGACGGGTCGGCCGGTCGACCGTCTCGGGCTCGGCCAGATCGCGAACCGGCTGCGACGCGAACCGCCGGACGTGGTGTTGCTGGCCGCCACCGGTCCGGTGGTGCAGGCGGTGTCGTCGCTGCGAAGGCTGCGGCACGGCCTACGGCGCCCGGTGCTGGTCACCGGCCTGCCCGGCATCAGCTACCCGGCCAGCGCCCGCGCCGTCGAACTTCGATCCGGCTGTGATCTCTTCATCCTGCACAGCCGGCGCGAGGTCTCGGAGTTCTCCGAACTCGCCGACGAACTCGGCATCAAGATCGACTTCGCCCTGGCCACATTGCCATTCCTTGAGCGCACGAGCGAACAAGCTCAACCCAAGGGCCCTGAGCTTGCCGAAGGGCCGCAACCGCATCCCACGCACAAGATCATCTTCGCCGCGCAGGCCAAGGTGCCGGCCGAACTTCAACCGCGTAAGGAGATTCTGCGCAGGTTCGCGACACTGCCAGCGGATCGGCGCGTGCTGATCAAACTTCGTGCGTTGCCCGGCGAGCAGCAGACCCATCGCGAGCAACTCCCGTACCCCGAACTCTGGCAGGAACTCGTTCAGGACGAGGGGTACGACGCCGACCGGGTCGGCTTCGTCGCAGGTTCGATGGCCGACGCGTTGGCCGATGCCGATGGCTTCGTCACGGTCTCGTCCACCGCGGCGCTGGAGGCGATCGGCGCCGGCGTACCGATCCTGATCTTGAGCGACTTCGGCGTCTCTGCCGAGATGATCAACGAGGTGTTCGTCGGGTCCGGCTGCCTGGGCAGCCTTGATGATCTTGACTCCGGCGAGTTGCACCGACCGTCGGCGGACTGGCTGCGGGACAACTATTTCCATGATCAGGACGACGTCGACTGGGTGGCCAAGATCGGCGAACTGATCCAGCAACGGAACGGGGTCGGCCTGGCGGATCGTGAGGTGGCCGGTGTCGGTCCGCTCCGGCTGCTCAGGCAACGTCTGCGGTTGGTGTTGCCGCAGCCGCTACTGCGCGCGATCGGGCGGGCCGCGCGCGCGTCCAAGCGGACGCGGGCTGGCCTCCGGGGAACCGACTCCGGGTCTGCGGTTGCCACGCCGGACGACGACGTGCGGGCAACGGAGGACGGGCGGGGCGTGGATCCCGATGCGTGA
- a CDS encoding MarR family winged helix-turn-helix transcriptional regulator: protein MEAVTSLMRVHQLVITELDERLRPLGLTFARFEVLVLLSFSRRGSLPLGKIGERLQVHATSVTPLVKRLEAAGYITRTRHPEDGRAVLAEITPAGREITERASRIITDAKFGLGSLDEDQCRELTEVFVAPRHAAGDF from the coding sequence ATGGAAGCAGTGACCTCGCTGATGCGGGTGCATCAGCTGGTGATCACCGAACTGGATGAACGGCTCCGTCCGCTCGGGCTGACCTTCGCCCGCTTCGAGGTGCTGGTCCTGTTGTCCTTCTCCAGAAGGGGATCCCTACCGCTGGGCAAGATCGGCGAGCGGCTCCAGGTGCACGCCACCTCGGTGACGCCGCTGGTGAAGCGACTCGAAGCGGCGGGTTACATCACCCGCACCCGGCACCCGGAGGACGGCCGCGCCGTACTCGCCGAGATCACTCCGGCCGGCCGCGAGATTACCGAACGGGCCAGCAGAATCATCACCGACGCGAAGTTCGGGCTGGGCTCGCTGGACGAGGATCAGTGCCGGGAGCTGACCGAGGTGTTCGTCGCGCCGCGGCATGCCGCCGGTGACTTCTGA
- a CDS encoding PH domain-containing protein yields the protein MAAFWHAFVDPRVSSHLIADEGEIIIDEVRRHPMAFVGPMLIMLLGLLIMIITFWVPVQIAWLPLAAGLVLIMIGGYKVLAAHMDRFVITNMRVFRVNGIFSQHTATMPMSRILDISVHKPLIGRIFSYGHFVFESAAQDQGLRDIRYVGHPDQRDLTIQRVIQRSGLRSSMRPLHDADDLGRSYDQDGDDPESDGYDPTDGSPTTDDDAAWLADGWSSDTDWRPESWTERDQAEHQQARRHVAESEVGARPRLAVRRRPGAAETANSTPNLPPARNQRPTGDQPPPPNLSPASDRSPDVEPAQRPAAEPVSSGSAESAGPNAERQRSPQRVSPDQDGDSSQTGRS from the coding sequence ATGGCTGCGTTCTGGCACGCGTTCGTGGACCCACGGGTCAGCAGCCATCTGATCGCCGACGAAGGCGAGATCATCATCGACGAGGTCAGGCGGCATCCGATGGCCTTCGTCGGACCGATGTTGATCATGCTCCTCGGCCTGTTGATCATGATCATCACGTTCTGGGTGCCGGTGCAGATCGCCTGGCTGCCGCTGGCGGCGGGACTGGTGTTGATCATGATCGGCGGCTACAAGGTGCTGGCGGCGCACATGGATCGGTTCGTGATCACCAACATGCGGGTGTTCCGGGTGAACGGGATCTTCTCCCAGCACACCGCAACCATGCCGATGTCCCGGATCCTCGACATCTCGGTGCACAAGCCGCTGATCGGCCGGATCTTCTCGTACGGGCATTTCGTCTTCGAGTCGGCCGCCCAGGATCAGGGGCTGCGCGACATCCGCTACGTGGGTCATCCCGATCAACGCGATCTGACCATCCAGCGGGTGATTCAGCGCTCGGGTCTGCGGTCCAGCATGCGGCCGCTGCACGACGCCGACGATCTTGGTCGCTCGTACGATCAGGACGGCGACGATCCTGAATCCGACGGCTACGACCCGACCGACGGTAGCCCGACGACCGATGACGACGCCGCGTGGCTGGCGGACGGCTGGTCATCGGACACCGACTGGCGGCCGGAGAGCTGGACCGAACGTGACCAGGCCGAGCACCAGCAGGCTCGGCGACATGTCGCGGAGTCCGAGGTGGGTGCTCGGCCTCGGCTGGCCGTGCGTCGCAGGCCGGGCGCCGCCGAGACGGCGAACAGCACACCGAATCTGCCACCTGCGCGCAACCAGCGACCGACGGGGGACCAGCCGCCGCCACCGAACCTGTCGCCGGCGTCGGATCGTTCGCCGGACGTCGAGCCCGCGCAGCGGCCGGCAGCCGAGCCCGTATCCTCCGGTTCAGCAGAGTCCGCCGGGCCGAACGCGGAGCGGCAGCGATCGCCGCAGCGGGTGTCGCCGGACCAGGATGGCGATTCATCGCAGACCGGCAGGAGTTGA
- the meaB gene encoding methylmalonyl Co-A mutase-associated GTPase MeaB: protein MTAGPDQAAIDELVGAARAGRPRAVARLISAVENDSPALRPLMAALAPYTGRAHVIGITGAPGVGKSTITGALVAAYRTREWRVGVLAIDPSSPFTGGALLGDRVRMQQHALDGEVFIRSMASRGHLGGLSVATPQALRVFDAAGCDVVLVETVGVGQSEVEIAANADSTLVLLAPGMGDGIQAAKAGVLEIGDVFVVNKADRDGVQSLIREIRTMIAMAERDPARWKPPITKTVAASGDGIDELVAEIDKHRAHAEGDGSWQQRRLHRAAAEVESLAMAYLRRRVRFHRGDELQDLALSVRDGKLDAYTAADQVLTSLREGARPTTQPSGS, encoded by the coding sequence ATGACCGCCGGACCCGATCAGGCCGCGATCGACGAGCTGGTCGGGGCCGCTCGGGCCGGACGCCCGCGTGCGGTGGCCCGGCTGATCAGCGCGGTGGAGAACGACTCGCCGGCACTGCGGCCGCTGATGGCGGCACTGGCCCCGTACACGGGCCGGGCGCACGTGATCGGCATCACCGGCGCCCCCGGCGTCGGCAAGTCGACCATCACCGGCGCGCTGGTCGCCGCCTATCGGACGCGGGAGTGGCGGGTCGGGGTGCTGGCGATCGACCCGTCGTCTCCGTTCACCGGTGGCGCGCTGCTGGGCGATCGGGTCCGGATGCAGCAGCACGCGCTGGACGGCGAGGTGTTCATCCGTTCGATGGCGTCGCGCGGCCACTTGGGCGGGCTGTCGGTGGCGACCCCGCAGGCGTTGCGGGTCTTCGACGCCGCCGGCTGCGACGTGGTGCTGGTGGAGACGGTCGGTGTCGGGCAGTCCGAGGTCGAGATCGCGGCCAACGCCGACAGCACGCTGGTGTTGCTGGCGCCCGGGATGGGCGACGGGATCCAGGCGGCCAAGGCCGGGGTGCTGGAGATCGGCGACGTCTTCGTGGTGAACAAGGCGGATCGCGACGGTGTGCAGTCGCTGATCCGGGAGATCCGCACCATGATCGCGATGGCCGAGCGCGATCCGGCCCGCTGGAAGCCGCCGATCACCAAGACGGTGGCCGCATCCGGCGATGGCATCGATGAGCTCGTCGCCGAGATCGACAAGCATCGCGCCCACGCCGAGGGTGACGGCAGCTGGCAGCAGCGCCGGCTGCACCGCGCCGCGGCCGAGGTCGAATCCCTGGCCATGGCGTACCTTCGCCGCCGCGTCCGGTTCCACCGTGGCGACGAACTCCAAGACCTGGCCCTGTCCGTACGCGACGGCAAACTCGACGCCTACACCGCCGCCGACCAAGTCCTCACCTCCCTCCGCGAAGGCGCCCGACCGACGACTCAGCCCTCAGGGTCCTGA
- a CDS encoding acetyl-CoA C-acetyltransferase, with translation MGSVIVGGARTPIGKLLGGLASLTATDLGGIAIKAALDRSGVRPDQVEYVIMGQVLQAGCGQLPSRQAAVKAGIPMSVPSLTINKVCLSGLNAIALADQLIRAGECEIVVAGGMESMTNAPHLLPKSRQGFKYGNVTMADHMALDGLWDAFTDQAMGALTDQHNDGSVAVSREDQDAFAVRSHQRAAAAIANGALADEVVEVRVPQRRDDELVILADEGVRADASLESLARLKPAFGKDGAITAGSSSPISDGAAAVVVTSPEVAERLGLDVLAEIGAHGMVAGPDSSLQLQPANAIEAACKKAGLSVADLDLIEINEAFAAVGVASARALGLSAAEIDARVNVDGGAIAVGHPIGMSGARLVLHLAHALRRRGGGTGVASLCGGGGQGDALIISSPTR, from the coding sequence ATGGGATCGGTGATCGTCGGCGGTGCTCGTACGCCGATCGGCAAGCTGTTGGGTGGCCTGGCGTCGCTGACCGCGACCGACCTCGGCGGGATTGCGATCAAGGCGGCCCTGGACCGTTCCGGGGTGCGTCCCGATCAGGTCGAGTACGTGATCATGGGCCAGGTGTTGCAGGCCGGATGCGGGCAGTTGCCGTCCCGGCAGGCCGCGGTCAAGGCCGGCATACCCATGTCGGTGCCGTCGCTGACCATCAACAAGGTCTGCCTGTCCGGGCTGAACGCGATCGCGCTGGCCGACCAGCTGATCCGCGCCGGCGAGTGCGAGATCGTGGTGGCCGGCGGGATGGAGTCGATGACCAACGCGCCGCACCTGCTGCCGAAATCGCGGCAGGGCTTCAAGTACGGCAACGTCACGATGGCCGACCACATGGCGCTGGACGGGTTGTGGGACGCCTTCACCGACCAGGCGATGGGCGCGCTGACCGACCAGCACAACGACGGCTCGGTGGCGGTCAGCCGCGAGGACCAGGACGCGTTCGCGGTGCGCTCGCATCAGCGCGCGGCCGCGGCGATCGCGAACGGGGCACTGGCCGATGAGGTCGTCGAGGTACGGGTTCCGCAGCGCCGCGATGACGAGCTGGTGATCCTTGCCGATGAGGGTGTGCGGGCGGATGCCAGCCTGGAGTCGCTGGCCCGACTGAAGCCGGCGTTCGGCAAGGACGGTGCCATCACCGCCGGGTCGTCCAGCCCGATCTCCGACGGTGCCGCCGCGGTGGTGGTGACCAGCCCCGAGGTGGCCGAGCGGCTCGGCCTCGACGTGCTCGCCGAGATCGGTGCGCACGGGATGGTGGCCGGACCGGACTCCTCGCTGCAGTTGCAGCCGGCGAACGCGATCGAGGCCGCCTGCAAGAAGGCGGGTCTGAGTGTTGCCGACCTGGACCTGATCGAGATCAACGAGGCGTTCGCCGCGGTCGGCGTTGCCAGCGCCAGGGCGCTCGGACTCAGTGCGGCCGAGATCGACGCGAGGGTGAACGTGGACGGCGGCGCGATCGCGGTCGGGCACCCGATCGGGATGTCGGGAGCCCGGTTGGTGCTGCACCTGGCGCACGCGCTGCGACGTCGCGGCGGCGGGACCGGCGTCGCGTCGCTGTGCGGAGGCGGCGGTCAGGGCGACGCTTTGATCATCAGCAGTCCGACCCGATGA
- the mce gene encoding methylmalonyl-CoA epimerase, which produces MENAAENQRVLDDPGVLAIDHVGVASADLNDSLAFYRELLGLVETHRESNEDQQVVEVMLAAPGHKSSDRSNETEPATQLQLLAPLSADSTVAKFLDRSGPGMHHLALRVSDIQATSDRLLARGLRLLYPQPRAGTAGSMINFIHPKDAGGVLVELVQPARS; this is translated from the coding sequence ATGGAAAACGCCGCCGAGAATCAGCGAGTCCTGGACGACCCCGGTGTGCTCGCGATCGACCACGTCGGGGTTGCCTCGGCGGACCTGAACGACTCGCTGGCGTTCTACCGGGAACTGCTCGGGCTGGTGGAGACGCACCGAGAGTCCAACGAGGATCAGCAGGTGGTCGAGGTGATGCTCGCGGCCCCGGGCCACAAATCGTCAGACCGGAGCAATGAAACAGAACCCGCCACCCAGCTGCAATTGCTGGCACCGCTGTCGGCCGACTCCACGGTGGCCAAGTTCCTGGATCGTTCCGGCCCCGGCATGCATCACCTGGCGCTGCGGGTGAGCGACATCCAGGCGACCAGCGATCGACTGCTCGCCCGCGGCCTGCGGCTGCTCTACCCGCAACCGCGGGCCGGCACCGCCGGTTCCATGATCAACTTCATCCATCCAAAGGACGCCGGCGGGGTGCTGGTCGAGCTGGTTCAGCCGGCAAGGTCCTGA
- the nucS gene encoding endonuclease NucS translates to MRLVIAQCQVDYAGRLTAHLPMAQRLILVKADGSVSIHADDRAYKPLNWMSPPCTMAELSADAVRSTADGLGLPLTAVWEVKGRDGDTLQIAIGEVQHDSSHELGIDPGLQKDGVEAHLQALLAEHPHTFGDGWTLVRREYPTAIGPVDLLCRDAAGGYVAVEVKRRGEIDGVEQLTRYLELLRRDPLLGDVRGVFAAQQIKPQAKVLATDRGISCLTVDYDALRGMDNAEDRLF, encoded by the coding sequence GTGCGTTTGGTGATTGCTCAGTGTCAGGTCGACTACGCCGGACGGCTGACCGCCCATCTGCCGATGGCCCAGCGGTTGATCTTGGTCAAGGCCGACGGTTCGGTCTCCATCCACGCCGACGATCGAGCCTACAAACCGCTGAACTGGATGAGCCCGCCGTGCACGATGGCAGAGCTGTCCGCGGACGCGGTGCGCTCGACGGCCGACGGGCTGGGGCTGCCACTGACCGCGGTGTGGGAGGTCAAGGGCCGCGACGGCGACACGCTGCAGATCGCGATCGGCGAGGTGCAGCACGACTCCAGCCACGAGCTCGGCATCGACCCCGGCCTGCAGAAGGACGGGGTGGAGGCGCATCTGCAGGCGCTGCTGGCCGAGCATCCGCACACGTTCGGCGACGGCTGGACGCTGGTCCGCCGGGAATATCCGACCGCGATCGGACCGGTCGACCTGCTCTGCCGGGACGCCGCCGGCGGCTACGTCGCCGTCGAGGTCAAGCGGCGCGGCGAGATCGACGGGGTCGAACAGCTGACGCGCTACCTGGAGTTGCTGCGCCGAGATCCGCTGCTGGGCGACGTACGCGGTGTGTTCGCCGCCCAGCAGATAAAGCCGCAGGCCAAGGTGCTCGCGACCGATCGCGGGATCAGCTGCCTGACCGTGGACTACGACGCGCTGCGCGGGATGGACAACGCCGAGGATCGGTTGTTCTGA
- a CDS encoding ABC transporter permease, with translation MSSQPIRDPGGAPGVLTPGGGLRHSLQIVRTYLRLGVLNIVQYRGEFWVAVVNALITLAAQILGLAVIFGQTTQLAGWTPAGLITLIGVHFFLAGLIGLVIQPSMEQLMEGIRLGTFDFTLTKPADSQLLASVQVVSPARLVDTLLGLGVIAYGITRIGNPISAGQWLAFAIALACGVVIVYAFLMLLSTCAFWFVKLENILAVFSTVFGQAGRWPLTIFPSWLRLALTFIIPVGFAVTVPAQALAGGLQLIMVPAAIGVAAAFFIGARLFWRYALRHYTGASA, from the coding sequence ATGAGCAGCCAACCGATCCGCGATCCCGGCGGCGCGCCGGGTGTCCTGACGCCCGGCGGCGGACTGCGGCACAGCCTGCAGATCGTGCGGACCTATCTTCGCCTGGGGGTGCTGAACATCGTCCAGTACCGCGGCGAGTTCTGGGTGGCGGTGGTGAATGCCCTGATCACCCTGGCCGCCCAGATCCTCGGCCTGGCAGTGATCTTCGGCCAGACCACCCAGCTGGCCGGCTGGACTCCGGCCGGGCTGATCACCTTGATCGGCGTGCACTTCTTCCTGGCCGGACTGATCGGGCTGGTGATCCAGCCGTCGATGGAACAGTTGATGGAGGGCATCCGACTGGGCACCTTCGACTTCACCCTCACCAAACCGGCCGACTCGCAGTTGCTGGCCAGCGTCCAGGTGGTGTCGCCGGCCCGGCTGGTCGACACTCTGCTCGGACTCGGCGTGATCGCGTACGGCATCACCCGGATCGGCAATCCCATCAGTGCGGGCCAGTGGTTGGCCTTCGCGATCGCGCTGGCCTGCGGGGTGGTGATCGTGTACGCGTTCCTGATGCTGCTGAGCACCTGCGCGTTCTGGTTCGTCAAGCTGGAGAACATCCTCGCGGTGTTCTCCACCGTCTTCGGACAGGCCGGACGGTGGCCGCTGACGATCTTTCCGAGCTGGCTCCGGCTCGCTCTGACCTTCATCATTCCGGTCGGCTTCGCGGTCACAGTTCCGGCGCAGGCACTGGCCGGAGGTCTGCAGTTGATCATGGTGCCGGCGGCCATCGGGGTCGCGGCAGCGTTCTTCATCGGCGCTCGGCTGTTCTGGCGGTACGCGTTGCGGCACTACACCGGTGCCTCGGCCTGA
- a CDS encoding ABC transporter permease: MTGAPVLGPPRDPITRLPDFGRFSGRTLLRYYRGELAASTAVNIAYRGASAIWVLTSVIQPIVLIVVWRTVAGPSGQVGGYTADRFVTYFALMLLVDHLTFIWLMWEFEWRVREGAFSPLLLRPIHPIHKDVADNVSYKLVGLIGIVPAVVILIIAFDGDLSGITATGLVAFVPALIMGAVLRFMIEWVLALSAFWLTKVSALNNLYFSVRTFLSGGFAPLSVLPVTIGTVATFSPFPWSQAFVVDVAMGERTGGEIWTGYGAQAAWIVVALILLRFVWSRAVRRYAAVGA, encoded by the coding sequence ATGACCGGGGCTCCGGTGCTCGGACCGCCGCGAGATCCGATCACCCGACTGCCGGACTTCGGACGCTTCTCGGGGCGCACGTTGCTGCGTTACTACCGCGGCGAACTCGCCGCCTCGACGGCGGTCAACATCGCCTATCGCGGAGCCTCGGCGATCTGGGTGTTGACCTCGGTGATCCAGCCGATCGTGTTGATCGTCGTCTGGCGTACGGTGGCGGGCCCGTCCGGGCAGGTCGGCGGCTACACCGCCGACCGGTTCGTCACCTACTTCGCGCTGATGCTGCTGGTCGATCACCTGACCTTCATCTGGTTGATGTGGGAGTTCGAGTGGCGGGTCCGCGAGGGCGCGTTCTCGCCGCTGCTGCTGCGGCCGATCCATCCGATTCACAAGGACGTCGCCGACAACGTCTCGTACAAACTGGTCGGCCTGATCGGCATCGTGCCCGCGGTGGTGATCTTGATCATCGCCTTCGACGGCGACCTGTCCGGAATCACCGCGACCGGGCTGGTGGCCTTCGTACCGGCGTTGATCATGGGCGCGGTGCTGCGTTTCATGATCGAATGGGTGCTGGCGTTGAGCGCCTTCTGGCTGACCAAGGTGTCCGCGCTGAACAACCTCTACTTCTCCGTCCGCACCTTCCTCAGCGGCGGTTTCGCACCGTTGTCGGTGCTGCCGGTGACCATCGGCACGGTGGCCACCTTCTCGCCGTTCCCGTGGTCGCAGGCCTTCGTGGTGGACGTGGCGATGGGGGAGCGGACCGGTGGCGAGATCTGGACCGGGTACGGCGCCCAGGCGGCCTGGATCGTGGTGGCGTTGATCTTGCTCCGGTTCGTCTGGTCCCGAGCGGTACGCCGGTATGCGGCGGTGGGCGCATGA
- a CDS encoding ABC transporter ATP-binding protein yields MSDTAIRVEQLGKTYLVPEREGGVRAAMAALVRRRTRAVRAVQQIDFNIAAGEVVGFLGPNGAGKTTTLKMLSGLLHPSSGHADVFGFTPWRRERNYLGRMTLIMGQRSQLQWDIPVVDSYRLNKAIFQIGDADFAARLDELVDLLELQELLRKPARNLSLGERMKCEFAGSLLHRPQVLFLDEPTIGLDVAMQRRIRSFVAEYNRRTGACVILTSHYMADVEALCKRVIVIHHGRLLFDGALTDLVHTFAPDKTIEVELAEGSATTAADVAALMGPSLISESPQRTETGWRVQVPASDTPAVAARLLSGLPVADLTIAEQPIEAVIEQVFAVPSADPSPGGSR; encoded by the coding sequence GTGTCCGATACCGCGATCCGAGTCGAGCAGCTGGGCAAGACCTACCTCGTGCCCGAGCGGGAGGGTGGCGTGCGCGCCGCGATGGCGGCGCTGGTGCGGCGTCGGACCCGGGCCGTGCGGGCGGTGCAGCAGATCGACTTCAACATCGCCGCCGGCGAGGTGGTCGGCTTCCTCGGACCGAACGGTGCCGGCAAGACCACCACGTTGAAGATGCTGTCCGGCCTGCTACATCCGAGCTCCGGACATGCGGACGTGTTCGGCTTCACCCCGTGGCGGCGCGAGCGCAACTACCTGGGCCGGATGACCTTGATCATGGGACAGCGCAGCCAGCTGCAGTGGGACATCCCGGTGGTCGACTCGTACCGGCTGAACAAGGCCATCTTCCAGATCGGCGACGCCGACTTCGCTGCCCGGTTGGACGAACTGGTGGACCTGCTGGAGTTGCAGGAGTTGCTGCGCAAACCGGCCCGCAACCTGTCCCTGGGTGAGCGGATGAAGTGCGAGTTCGCCGGCTCCCTGCTGCATCGGCCGCAGGTCCTCTTCCTGGACGAGCCGACGATCGGGCTGGACGTGGCGATGCAGCGTCGGATCCGGTCCTTCGTCGCCGAGTACAACCGGCGCACCGGCGCCTGCGTGATCCTGACCAGCCACTACATGGCCGACGTCGAGGCGCTGTGCAAGCGGGTGATCGTGATCCATCACGGCCGGCTGCTGTTCGACGGGGCACTGACCGACCTGGTGCACACCTTCGCACCGGACAAGACCATCGAGGTGGAGCTGGCCGAGGGCAGTGCGACGACGGCGGCCGACGTGGCTGCGCTGATGGGGCCGTCCTTGATCAGCGAATCACCGCAGCGCACCGAAACCGGCTGGCGGGTGCAGGTGCCGGCGAGCGACACTCCTGCGGTGGCCGCGCGGCTGCTGTCCGGCCTTCCGGTGGCGGACCTGACCATTGCCGAGCAGCCGATCGAGGCCGTGATCGAACAGGTGTTCGCGGTGCCGTCGGCCGATCCGAGTCCGGGAGGATCGCGATGA